Proteins from one Ketobacter alkanivorans genomic window:
- the fliR gene encoding flagellar biosynthetic protein FliR, producing the protein MNISVEINAILTVLLLATRMGVLMFATPIDAFGRVPSQVKLYLVLALAFLLVYAIQIPLVEAPASAFGVGLMFVKEVTLGLVMAFGMYTAFAAFMVAGRLLDFQSGFGAANLFNPTTNDQNPLLGTLLSLFATLIFFLSDFHHLLVKGIVYSISMSPLGEGLSTLSVSEIVSQFGVTFTNGVILVAPVVGLMLFVDAGIAVMSRTMPQMNVYFLFLPLKVGLGLVLLAVTLPYMFPLIERTIDTSFRFWQQALT; encoded by the coding sequence GTGAATATTTCTGTTGAGATTAATGCAATCTTGACGGTGCTGCTCTTGGCTACGCGGATGGGCGTGTTGATGTTCGCAACCCCCATAGACGCCTTTGGTCGGGTGCCATCGCAAGTAAAATTGTATCTGGTATTGGCGCTGGCATTCTTGCTGGTTTACGCGATTCAAATCCCGCTGGTGGAGGCGCCCGCGAGTGCATTTGGTGTTGGTTTGATGTTCGTGAAAGAGGTCACGCTGGGATTAGTCATGGCCTTTGGCATGTATACCGCGTTCGCCGCGTTTATGGTGGCCGGGAGATTGTTAGATTTTCAATCTGGCTTTGGTGCGGCAAACCTGTTCAATCCTACCACCAATGATCAAAACCCGTTGCTGGGTACTTTGCTGTCGTTGTTTGCCACGCTGATATTTTTTCTGAGTGATTTTCATCACCTACTGGTGAAAGGTATCGTCTATTCGATATCCATGTCTCCGCTGGGTGAGGGGCTCTCAACATTGAGTGTTAGCGAAATTGTCAGTCAGTTTGGTGTGACCTTCACCAATGGCGTTATTTTGGTAGCGCCGGTAGTGGGGTTGATGTTGTTTGTAGATGCAGGCATTGCGGTGATGTCCAGAACCATGCCACAGATGAACGTATATTTTTTGTTTTTGCCCCTCAAGGTGGGGCTGGGGCTGGTTCTGCTGGCGGTTACTTTACCTTACATGTTCCCGTTGATTGAGCGAACGATTGATACCAGTTTTCGCTTTTGGCAACAGGCGTTAACGTAG
- the fliQ gene encoding flagellar biosynthesis protein FliQ has protein sequence MNTDVALGLSQDVLWTSAIIAAPILGVALVVGLIISIIQVVTQIQEMTLTFVPKILAIVVVIFAFGPWMLSTLTTYAENLYKSIPGLI, from the coding sequence ATGAATACGGATGTTGCACTAGGTCTTTCGCAAGACGTTCTGTGGACTTCAGCGATTATTGCCGCGCCGATCTTGGGTGTTGCACTCGTCGTGGGGCTCATCATCAGTATTATTCAAGTTGTCACACAAATCCAGGAAATGACCCTAACGTTTGTGCCGAAGATTCTGGCCATCGTAGTGGTGATTTTTGCGTTCGGGCCCTGGATGCTAAGTACTCTAACAACCTATGCAGAGAATCTGTACAAAAGTATTCCCGGGCTGATTTAA
- a CDS encoding tetratricopeptide repeat protein, with translation MDLQIFDADELIALSQLDLSNNRVAEALEKVKSALERTGCPVVAKAFAAKIYAQLKLFEKAKPLFSSFLDEHPNAITERFQLGMVNLETTDYDKAIRIWNDILEIEPTHPPALYYSAIANLELDNREQAERHINVLLQSAPSENLYFGKAKELLDSVNSQSRQPLANTKEIYQ, from the coding sequence ATGGACCTACAGATATTTGATGCTGATGAGTTAATCGCATTAAGTCAGCTCGATCTCAGCAATAATCGGGTGGCTGAGGCTCTGGAAAAAGTCAAAAGCGCGCTGGAACGAACTGGCTGTCCAGTTGTAGCAAAAGCGTTTGCCGCCAAGATTTATGCACAATTAAAACTTTTCGAAAAAGCCAAGCCGTTATTTTCGAGCTTTCTTGATGAACACCCCAATGCTATTACAGAGCGCTTTCAGTTGGGCATGGTGAACCTGGAAACCACCGACTATGACAAAGCCATCAGAATCTGGAACGATATACTCGAAATCGAACCCACCCATCCACCAGCATTGTATTACAGCGCCATTGCCAATCTGGAGCTGGATAACCGGGAACAGGCGGAGCGCCACATTAATGTGCTGCTACAATCCGCCCCTTCAGAAAACCTGTATTTTGGCAAAGCCAAAGAATTACTGGATAGCGTAAATAGCCAATCCCGACAGCCACTCGCTAACACCAAAGAAATCTATCAATAA
- a CDS encoding tetratricopeptide repeat protein: MNLHQQIDSLTKFLQSDPTNPHIMADLVDLYLQAGPLENARELLEIGMAAYPDNPRFKFQLANVCLSDADFETAQKLLEELLESGFDNIGVQYNIALASAMQNNMEKAHKHLQQIRQNPEDRFAEGEILYLRSLHHLGQIDEALELGSSLTEAYKNNGELLGVLSLLHLDNQAFSLARHYAEQAQQLQVNNLESLSTLGTLYLDEMETALAKSYFDKALAIQPQDGRAWLGLGLSELLDQNPDQSTRHLEQAVQLMPDHLDSWHALAWAKISKGDIDGAETAVNTIIQKEPANANAHGTLAIIKIMKGDKTAAHVLVDEALRLDPTCFAALAAQTILRAPDSQAQDVRNNLDLLLSKPLFNDGVTVRDTLRKFITKYTPAGKTTKH; encoded by the coding sequence ATGAACCTGCACCAGCAAATAGATAGCCTGACCAAATTCCTGCAATCGGATCCGACCAACCCTCACATCATGGCGGATCTGGTTGATCTCTATCTTCAGGCCGGGCCGTTGGAGAATGCCCGGGAATTACTTGAGATAGGTATGGCAGCCTATCCCGATAACCCCCGGTTCAAATTCCAGCTTGCAAACGTTTGCCTGTCGGATGCAGACTTTGAAACTGCACAAAAACTACTGGAAGAATTGCTAGAATCCGGGTTTGATAACATCGGGGTGCAATATAACATCGCCCTAGCCAGTGCAATGCAGAACAACATGGAAAAAGCTCACAAACACCTGCAGCAGATTCGGCAAAATCCCGAAGACCGTTTTGCCGAAGGGGAGATTCTCTATCTACGCTCCCTGCATCACTTGGGCCAGATTGATGAGGCACTGGAACTCGGCTCCTCACTCACCGAAGCGTATAAAAATAACGGCGAGCTTCTTGGGGTACTTTCACTGTTGCACCTGGATAACCAAGCGTTCTCCCTGGCCCGCCATTACGCTGAACAGGCGCAGCAACTGCAGGTCAACAACCTTGAATCCTTATCCACACTGGGCACCCTATACCTGGATGAGATGGAAACTGCACTGGCCAAATCCTACTTCGATAAAGCCTTGGCCATACAACCGCAAGACGGCCGCGCCTGGCTCGGACTGGGGCTGAGCGAGCTATTGGATCAAAATCCGGATCAAAGCACGCGTCATCTGGAACAGGCTGTACAGCTGATGCCGGATCATCTGGATTCCTGGCATGCGCTGGCGTGGGCCAAGATCAGCAAAGGCGATATTGACGGTGCCGAAACAGCGGTAAACACCATCATTCAGAAAGAACCTGCAAACGCTAATGCCCATGGCACCCTGGCCATTATTAAAATAATGAAAGGCGACAAAACGGCTGCCCACGTCTTAGTCGATGAGGCCCTGCGGCTGGACCCGACCTGCTTCGCTGCATTGGCGGCTCAAACAATTCTGCGAGCCCCCGATTCACAGGCACAGGATGTGCGAAACAATCTGGATCTGTTGCTCAGTAAACCCCTGTTTAACGATGGTGTTACCGTGCGCGATACGCTTAGAAAATTTATAACCAAATACACTCCAGCAGGAAAAACAACAAAGCACTAG